The following proteins are co-located in the Pedobacter frigiditerrae genome:
- a CDS encoding arylsulfatase produces the protein MIDSFFIKKVVKVNLILMGLLFTFFSLQAQQKPNVIIIYVDDLGYGDLSCYGATKIATPNVDKLSKAGVRFTNGHTTSATCTPSRYALMTGEYPWREKGRNILPGDAALVVSTKNITLPKVFKTAGYQTGIVGKWHLGLGDKVTKDWNGDISPGPNEIGFDYSFIFPATADRVPTVFMENHKVIGLEKNDTIRVDYQKKIGNEPTGKENPELLKLNSSVGHNNTIVNGIGRIGFMEGGKKARWTDEELAPTFLFKAMNFIEENQKKPFFLYYALHDIHVPRMPASMFKGKSSLGYRGDAILEMDWAVGELTKQLDRLGLTKNTIIIFSSDNGPVLDDGYADEAVSKNEGHLPAGLLRGGKMQVYEGGTRVPFIISWPAQIKPAVSMAMVNQVDFLASFASYLKVPIKNGEAADSENHFNAFVGKQQFGRSVMIEEGFNNLAIVKNNWKYIAPFGKQGEQLYDLNTDIVEKNNVADKFPSKTKELKDLLTQMDGRGKR, from the coding sequence ATGATTGATTCCTTCTTCATTAAAAAAGTGGTGAAAGTAAACCTAATTCTAATGGGTTTACTTTTCACTTTCTTTTCATTGCAAGCGCAGCAAAAACCAAACGTAATTATCATTTATGTTGATGATTTAGGTTATGGAGACTTAAGTTGTTATGGCGCTACAAAAATTGCAACTCCAAACGTAGATAAACTTTCAAAAGCTGGCGTAAGGTTCACCAATGGCCATACTACTTCTGCAACCTGTACACCATCTAGGTATGCCTTAATGACTGGCGAGTATCCTTGGAGAGAAAAAGGACGCAATATTTTACCAGGTGATGCTGCATTGGTAGTTTCAACAAAAAACATAACCTTACCTAAAGTTTTTAAAACTGCTGGTTATCAAACAGGTATTGTAGGTAAGTGGCATTTAGGTTTAGGAGATAAGGTAACTAAGGACTGGAATGGAGATATCAGTCCTGGTCCAAATGAAATTGGTTTCGATTATTCTTTTATTTTTCCGGCAACGGCAGATAGGGTACCGACAGTATTCATGGAAAACCATAAGGTAATTGGCCTAGAAAAGAATGATACGATTAGAGTTGATTATCAGAAGAAAATTGGTAACGAACCAACCGGAAAAGAAAACCCAGAGCTACTTAAATTAAACTCCTCAGTTGGACATAACAATACCATTGTAAACGGAATTGGTCGTATTGGATTTATGGAAGGTGGTAAAAAAGCTCGTTGGACTGATGAAGAACTGGCTCCAACTTTCCTTTTCAAGGCGATGAATTTTATTGAAGAGAATCAAAAAAAACCATTTTTCCTGTATTACGCATTACATGATATTCACGTACCTCGTATGCCTGCAAGTATGTTCAAAGGTAAAAGTTCATTGGGTTATAGAGGAGATGCTATCCTAGAAATGGATTGGGCAGTTGGTGAACTTACCAAACAACTAGATCGATTGGGTTTAACTAAAAATACCATTATCATATTTAGCAGTGATAATGGGCCTGTGTTAGATGATGGTTACGCAGATGAAGCGGTCAGTAAAAATGAAGGGCACCTACCTGCTGGTCTGTTAAGAGGCGGTAAAATGCAAGTGTACGAAGGAGGTACAAGAGTGCCATTCATTATATCATGGCCAGCACAGATTAAACCTGCTGTATCAATGGCGATGGTTAATCAGGTAGATTTTTTAGCCTCCTTTGCCAGTTATTTAAAGGTGCCTATTAAAAATGGTGAAGCTGCAGATAGCGAAAACCACTTTAATGCTTTTGTGGGTAAACAACAATTCGGTAGAAGTGTAATGATAGAAGAGGGTTTCAATAACTTAGCTATTGTAAAGAATAACTGGAAATACATAGCGCCTTTTGGAAAACAAGGCGAACAACTGTATGACTTAAATACCGATATCGTCGAAAAAAATAATGTAGCTGATAAATTTCCTTCAAAAACTAAAGAGTTAAAGGATTTATTGACGCAAATGGATGGAAGAGGTAAGAGGTAA